The proteins below are encoded in one region of Periplaneta americana isolate PAMFEO1 chromosome 11, P.americana_PAMFEO1_priV1, whole genome shotgun sequence:
- the LOC138709482 gene encoding cornifin-A-like — MGLAPQRILWKKVKIAQLQQKAAINTNVLELQPQTEPPMPVTPQPVQPEPPMPMTPQPVEPEPPMPVTPQPVQPEPPMPVTPQPVEPEPPMPVTPQPVQPEPPMPVTPQPVEQNDLCPQDHWQLNY; from the coding sequence ATGGGACTTGCTCCACAGAGGATTCTCTGGAAGAAAGTAAAAATCGCACAACTACAACAAAAGGCAGCAATAAATACGAATGTATTAGAGCTACAACCTCAAACAGAACCACCTATGCCCGTGACACCACAACCAGTTCAACCAGAACCACCTATGCCCATGACACCACAACCAGTTGAACCAGAACCACCTATGCCCGTGACACCACAACCAGTTCAACCAGAACCACCTATGCCCGTGACACCACAACCAGTTGAACCAGAACCACCTATGCCCGTGACACCACAACCAGTTCAACCAGAACCACCTATGCCCGTGACACCACAACCAGTTGAACAGAATGACCTATGCCCACAAGACCACTGGCAGTTGAACTATTAG